A section of the Paenibacillus yonginensis genome encodes:
- the tnpA gene encoding IS200/IS605 family transposase, whose protein sequence is MANKNFSLAHTKWMCKYHIVFTPKYRRKEIYNQVRRDLIEIMKRLCKYKGVEILEGHMMPDHVHMLVAIPPKISVSSFMGYLKGKSALMIFEKHANLKYKYGNRKFWAEGYYVSTVGLNEATVAKYIREQEAHDQAVDKLSVKEYEDPFSSNKSKKK, encoded by the coding sequence ATGGCAAATAAAAACTTTAGTTTAGCGCACACAAAGTGGATGTGTAAGTATCACATTGTGTTCACCCCGAAGTATAGACGTAAAGAGATCTACAATCAAGTGAGACGAGATCTAATTGAAATCATGAAGCGTCTATGTAAATACAAGGGAGTCGAGATATTAGAAGGACATATGATGCCGGATCATGTGCACATGCTGGTGGCGATTCCACCGAAAATATCTGTGTCTTCCTTTATGGGCTATTTAAAAGGGAAAAGCGCACTCATGATCTTTGAGAAGCATGCCAATTTGAAGTATAAGTATGGGAATCGTAAATTCTGGGCGGAAGGCTACTACGTAAGTACAGTGGGGCTAAATGAAGCCACCGTCGCCAAATACATTCGAGAGCAAGAGGCACATGACCAGGCAGTGGATAAGCTGAGTGTAAAAGAGTATGAAGATCCATTCAGCAGCAACAAGAGCAAGAAAAAGTAA
- a CDS encoding SDR family oxidoreductase, whose amino-acid sequence MRVFVTGATGFIGSAVIKELISAGHQVVGLARSDKAAAELAAAGAEAHHGSLDDLDSLRSGAASADGVIHLAFKHDFSDYEGALAADLRAVETIGAALEGSGKPFVNTSGTLMMLGVTPPGTTGTEEIVAGQRARGASENTTLAFAKRGVRSSVVRLSPSVHGEGDHGFVSYLIGVARTKGAAAYVGDGSNRWPAVHRLDAARLFRLALEQAPAGSIFHGVGDEGIPFRDIAGVISRHLGVPVVSIPREDADAHFGFLGAFASADNPTSSALTQQRLEWQPKEPGLIEDLEQGHYFKN is encoded by the coding sequence ATGCGTGTTTTTGTTACAGGAGCGACCGGATTTATTGGATCTGCCGTAATAAAAGAGCTTATTAGCGCCGGCCATCAAGTTGTCGGGCTTGCCCGTTCTGACAAGGCTGCGGCCGAGCTGGCTGCAGCGGGAGCCGAAGCTCACCACGGGAGTCTTGACGATCTTGACAGTCTGCGCAGCGGAGCCGCTTCGGCCGACGGCGTTATTCATCTGGCATTCAAGCATGATTTTTCGGATTATGAGGGTGCTCTGGCAGCCGATCTCCGCGCCGTCGAAACCATAGGGGCCGCCCTTGAAGGGTCCGGCAAACCCTTCGTGAATACTTCGGGGACTTTGATGATGTTAGGCGTTACTCCTCCGGGTACAACCGGAACGGAAGAAATCGTTGCCGGACAGCGTGCCCGGGGCGCATCGGAAAATACGACACTGGCGTTCGCCAAACGCGGCGTGCGTTCCTCTGTTGTCCGCCTTTCTCCTTCCGTCCACGGGGAAGGCGACCATGGATTTGTCTCCTACCTGATCGGCGTCGCCCGTACCAAAGGTGCCGCCGCATATGTCGGCGACGGGTCCAACCGCTGGCCAGCCGTACACCGCCTGGATGCCGCCCGTTTGTTCCGGCTGGCGCTCGAACAGGCACCGGCGGGTTCCATCTTTCATGGGGTTGGGGATGAGGGGATACCCTTCCGCGACATCGCAGGGGTCATCAGCCGGCATTTGGGCGTACCGGTCGTCAGCATTCCGCGCGAAGATGCGGACGCTCATTTCGGTTTCCTCGGCGCTTTCGCCTCCGCCGATAACCCGACCTCCAGCGCACTCACGCAGCAGCGTTTGGAGTGGCAGCCTAAAGAACCTGGCTTAATCGAAGATCTCGAACAGGGGCATTATTTCAAGAACTGA
- a CDS encoding PucR family transcriptional regulator, with amino-acid sequence MGVTVKDILQLPSFQGAKVLTGKSNLSRTVSSLSVLEVSNADFSSQIVNSVQEEWYAEELVISSLFSIKDSVEKQCETIRYLHGLGEVGLILYYVGIVIRELTEEVLEFAESLNFMIICMPENDYTLRYNEVIYEVMEAIVLNNQTINDNFVNESLEKVTLLPEHSQSVEMTLKLLSDRLKASLILTNKNLQIVNQVMWPRNSPLEVSQMIRDYAPQLVNSGSRTEDRAPACFIEHRGIYQKNGEVLYLFLIKEQSKLPAKTMDKISEVVQVAINLWGDKHNEVSEYALVKAIINDESEKMRRLAQLLHIDVSAIQMMWLVYLQDLSMEKHVREELEEYLSKYYKTAVIQTIDHCIIVLLGNCSYKYNEYEIAAEYAETTSFLASISEMVYAPRMRNTLDVRRMYQLVNQVGKKVHLIYNHRKLFTAAEIRSMKRAIDLSIQGEEVIEEWMSAIAPVLNDAESVRTLATFLLDAKGNLDECARLLFIHKNTVKYRIKKISELVGYDITVNSEFYEVYLACMIYRLINS; translated from the coding sequence ATGGGGGTAACCGTTAAGGATATTTTACAATTGCCTTCCTTTCAGGGGGCCAAAGTATTAACAGGAAAGAGCAATTTGAGCCGTACGGTCTCCTCCTTGTCTGTTCTAGAGGTGTCCAATGCGGATTTTTCTTCTCAGATCGTTAATTCGGTACAGGAAGAGTGGTACGCGGAAGAACTTGTGATCAGCTCTCTTTTTTCGATAAAGGACAGTGTTGAGAAGCAATGCGAGACCATCCGTTATTTGCACGGACTTGGAGAAGTGGGGCTGATCTTATATTATGTAGGCATTGTCATTCGGGAGCTCACGGAAGAGGTGCTGGAATTTGCAGAATCCCTGAATTTCATGATTATCTGCATGCCGGAGAACGATTATACGCTGCGTTACAACGAGGTCATCTATGAGGTCATGGAAGCCATCGTGCTGAACAATCAGACGATCAACGACAATTTCGTCAATGAATCTCTGGAAAAGGTGACGCTCCTCCCTGAGCATTCGCAAAGTGTGGAGATGACGCTGAAGCTGTTATCCGACCGGCTGAAGGCCAGCCTCATTCTGACAAACAAAAACCTGCAAATCGTAAATCAGGTGATGTGGCCGCGCAACTCGCCTTTGGAGGTCTCCCAAATGATCCGGGATTACGCGCCACAGCTGGTAAACAGCGGCAGCCGGACTGAAGACCGGGCGCCTGCCTGCTTTATAGAGCACCGCGGCATCTATCAGAAGAACGGGGAAGTGCTGTATTTATTTCTGATTAAGGAACAATCCAAGCTGCCCGCCAAAACGATGGATAAAATCAGTGAAGTGGTGCAGGTGGCTATCAACCTATGGGGCGACAAACATAATGAGGTCAGCGAATATGCCTTGGTGAAAGCTATCATCAACGATGAAAGCGAGAAAATGCGCAGGCTTGCGCAGCTCCTTCATATTGATGTCTCCGCCATTCAAATGATGTGGCTGGTGTACCTTCAGGACTTGTCCATGGAGAAACACGTTCGAGAAGAGTTAGAGGAGTACCTGTCCAAATACTATAAGACGGCGGTCATTCAAACGATTGATCATTGTATTATCGTCCTGCTCGGGAACTGCTCCTACAAATACAATGAATATGAAATTGCGGCTGAATATGCCGAGACGACAAGCTTTCTGGCCTCTATATCCGAAATGGTCTACGCGCCGCGTATGAGAAATACGCTGGATGTAAGGCGGATGTACCAGCTTGTGAATCAAGTAGGGAAGAAGGTTCACCTGATCTACAATCACCGCAAATTATTTACGGCAGCGGAGATTCGCTCTATGAAGCGGGCCATTGATTTGAGTATACAGGGCGAAGAGGTTATCGAGGAATGGATGTCCGCTATAGCGCCTGTACTAAATGATGCGGAGTCGGTCCGGACGCTGGCCACCTTCCTGCTGGATGCCAAGGGAAATCTGGATGAATGCGCACGGCTGCTTTTCATTCATAAAAATACGGTGAAATATCGGATCAAGAAGATTAGTGAGCTGGTCGGATACGACATTACCGTCAACTCCGAGTTTTACGAGGTTTACCTGGCTTGCATGATTTACCGGCTAATTAATAGCTGA
- the groL gene encoding chaperonin GroEL (60 kDa chaperone family; promotes refolding of misfolded polypeptides especially under stressful conditions; forms two stacked rings of heptamers to form a barrel-shaped 14mer; ends can be capped by GroES; misfolded proteins enter the barrel where they are refolded when GroES binds) gives MAKDIKFSEDARRAMLRGVDALANAVKVTLGPKGRNVVLEKKFGSPLITNDGVTIAKEIELEDAFENMGAQLVKEVATKTNDVAGDGTTTATVLAQALIREGLKNVTAGASPIGLRKGIDKAVRAAVEELKSISKTIEGKQSIAQVAAISAADEEVGQLIAEAMEKVGKDGVITVEESRGFATELEVVEGMQFDRGYISPYMITDTDKMEANLENPYILITDKKISSTQEILPLLEKIVQQSRPLVIIAEDIEGEAQAMLIVNKLRGTFNAVAVKAPGFGDRREAMLQDIAALTGGQVITEKLGLDLKSTTIDQLGNARQVIVTKENTTIVDGAGDKADIDARVNQIRAQLEETTSEFDKEKLQERLAKLAGGVAVVKVGAATETELKERKLRIEDALNATRAAVEEGIVAGGGTALVNVYGAVAAVQATGDEKTGVEIVLRALEEPIRTIAANAGEEGSVIVDRLKKEKTGIGFNAATGEWVNMIEAGIVDPAKVTRSALQHAASVAGLFLTTEAVIADKPEPEKAGAPDMGGMGGMGGMM, from the coding sequence ATGGCAAAAGACATTAAATTCAGTGAAGACGCTCGCCGCGCAATGCTTCGTGGTGTAGACGCTTTGGCTAACGCTGTAAAAGTTACTTTGGGTCCTAAAGGCCGCAACGTAGTTCTGGAGAAGAAATTCGGCAGCCCGCTCATCACCAATGACGGCGTAACGATCGCGAAAGAAATCGAGCTGGAAGACGCATTCGAGAACATGGGCGCTCAGCTGGTTAAAGAAGTTGCAACTAAAACTAACGACGTTGCCGGCGACGGTACTACAACTGCAACCGTGTTGGCACAAGCCTTGATCCGTGAAGGTTTGAAAAACGTTACTGCAGGCGCAAGCCCAATCGGCCTTCGCAAAGGGATCGACAAAGCGGTTCGCGCTGCTGTAGAAGAACTGAAATCCATCTCCAAAACCATCGAAGGCAAACAATCCATCGCTCAAGTAGCTGCAATCTCTGCTGCTGACGAAGAAGTGGGCCAACTGATCGCGGAAGCGATGGAGAAAGTCGGCAAAGACGGCGTAATCACTGTAGAAGAATCCCGCGGATTCGCTACGGAGCTGGAAGTTGTAGAAGGTATGCAATTTGACCGCGGCTACATCTCTCCTTACATGATTACCGACACCGACAAAATGGAAGCTAACCTGGAGAATCCTTACATCCTGATCACCGATAAAAAGATCAGCAGCACACAGGAAATCCTGCCGCTGCTTGAGAAAATCGTTCAACAAAGCCGTCCGCTTGTCATCATCGCGGAAGACATTGAAGGCGAAGCTCAAGCCATGCTGATCGTCAACAAACTGCGCGGCACATTCAATGCGGTAGCGGTTAAAGCTCCTGGCTTCGGCGACCGTCGTGAAGCTATGCTGCAGGATATCGCTGCTTTGACTGGCGGCCAAGTGATTACAGAGAAACTGGGTCTCGACCTGAAATCCACAACGATCGATCAATTGGGTAACGCTCGTCAAGTGATCGTAACGAAAGAGAACACAACGATCGTTGACGGCGCTGGCGACAAAGCCGATATCGATGCTCGTGTGAACCAAATCCGCGCTCAACTGGAAGAAACCACTTCCGAGTTCGACAAAGAGAAGCTGCAAGAACGTCTGGCTAAACTGGCTGGCGGCGTAGCGGTTGTTAAAGTCGGCGCGGCTACTGAAACCGAACTGAAAGAGCGCAAGCTGCGCATCGAAGACGCCCTGAACGCAACCCGCGCTGCGGTTGAAGAAGGTATCGTAGCCGGTGGCGGTACAGCACTCGTGAACGTATACGGCGCTGTTGCAGCCGTTCAAGCGACTGGCGACGAAAAAACAGGCGTAGAGATCGTGCTCCGCGCTCTGGAAGAACCAATCCGCACAATCGCAGCCAACGCTGGCGAAGAAGGTTCCGTCATCGTGGACCGTCTGAAGAAAGAAAAAACAGGCATCGGCTTCAACGCCGCTACTGGCGAATGGGTAAACATGATCGAAGCCGGCATCGTTGACCCTGCTAAAGTAACTCGTTCCGCACTGCAGCACGCTGCCTCCGTTGCAGGCCTGTTCCTGACAACTGAAGCTGTGATCGCTGACAAACCAGAACCAGAAAAAGCTGGCGCTCCAGACATGGGCGGCATGGGCGGTATGGGCGGCATGATGTAA
- a CDS encoding TetR/AcrR family transcriptional regulator, with amino-acid sequence MRKAVSRDQYLLKIKPVIRHTKFSQLKIDEIAKYLDISKVTLYKHFSSKDEIMQEIVDYSVNFLHEVDQVVQDESLSYIKRFQKTFIESLVCVIYITDLFLDDLKEFYPHHFDDLSAAMQDRNKKLEVFFESGMEQGIFNRMNAVLFMVQDDAVLRRLVEPSFSIQYDVTLKQAVMDFYQMKKYQLLKPEYLDQADDSSVEKRVVQILQTVSVNY; translated from the coding sequence GTGAGAAAAGCCGTCAGCAGGGATCAATATCTCTTGAAAATAAAGCCCGTTATCAGGCATACCAAATTCAGCCAATTAAAAATAGATGAAATCGCCAAATATTTGGACATCAGCAAAGTGACGCTGTATAAGCATTTTTCCTCCAAAGACGAGATCATGCAGGAAATTGTAGATTATTCGGTCAATTTTCTGCATGAGGTGGATCAGGTGGTACAGGATGAATCCCTTTCGTACATTAAACGGTTCCAGAAGACGTTTATCGAGTCGCTTGTCTGCGTCATTTACATTACGGATTTGTTTCTGGACGATCTAAAGGAGTTTTATCCGCATCACTTTGACGATCTTTCCGCCGCTATGCAGGATAGAAACAAAAAGCTGGAGGTATTCTTTGAATCAGGAATGGAGCAGGGGATCTTCAACCGGATGAATGCGGTGCTGTTTATGGTTCAGGATGACGCCGTGCTGCGGCGCTTAGTGGAGCCGTCTTTTTCCATCCAATATGATGTAACGCTCAAGCAAGCTGTCATGGACTTTTATCAGATGAAAAAGTATCAGCTGCTAAAACCCGAATATTTGGATCAGGCAGACGATTCCTCAGTGGAAAAACGTGTCGTTCAGATTTTGCAAACCGTTTCCGTCAATTATTAA
- a CDS encoding DUF917 domain-containing protein — protein sequence MRYLDKTAIENISIGAAFLGTGGGGDPYIGKLMAISAIEQNGPVRLYSVDEIADEDFFIPTAMMGAPSVSSEKFPNGSEFVKVFQKLSRYLGKDNIAGTYPMEAGGVNSMIPIVVAAQLGLPLVDCDGMGRAFPELQMVTFNLDGVPATPMAITDEKGNIGIFETIDNKWTERLARAVTVEMGASALVSLYPTTGAQMKTSGVHGIVTLSEQIGEIIASKNRDAKDKLEELLQLVSGYELFQGKIVDVIRETKGGFNLGRMNLEGIEGHKGGNMDVHFQNENLVAEKDGRVVAMTPDLICLVDFETLSPITTESLKYGKRVRVIGLPAHEKWRTAKGIETAGPKYFGYDYEYVPLEKLVNKAVTDHV from the coding sequence ATGAGATATCTGGATAAAACAGCTATTGAAAATATTTCAATCGGGGCCGCTTTCCTGGGAACAGGCGGCGGCGGCGACCCCTATATCGGCAAGCTGATGGCGATTTCCGCCATTGAACAAAACGGCCCGGTCAGGCTGTATTCGGTTGATGAAATCGCCGATGAGGATTTTTTTATCCCGACGGCCATGATGGGGGCACCTTCCGTATCGTCCGAGAAGTTCCCGAATGGGAGCGAATTCGTTAAAGTATTTCAGAAGCTGTCCCGTTACCTGGGCAAAGACAACATTGCAGGCACTTATCCGATGGAAGCGGGCGGCGTCAATTCGATGATCCCCATCGTAGTCGCTGCACAGCTGGGACTGCCGCTCGTCGATTGCGACGGGATGGGAAGAGCGTTTCCGGAGCTGCAGATGGTAACGTTTAACCTGGATGGCGTACCGGCGACGCCGATGGCGATTACCGATGAGAAAGGGAATATCGGCATTTTTGAAACGATTGATAATAAATGGACGGAGCGGCTCGCCCGGGCGGTGACGGTGGAGATGGGAGCAAGCGCTCTAGTGAGCTTATACCCGACGACCGGCGCACAGATGAAAACAAGCGGCGTGCATGGCATCGTGACGCTTTCGGAGCAGATTGGAGAAATTATTGCTTCGAAGAATAGAGACGCCAAGGACAAACTTGAGGAGCTGCTCCAGCTTGTATCCGGTTATGAGCTCTTCCAGGGCAAGATTGTCGATGTGATCCGGGAGACCAAAGGAGGGTTTAACCTCGGCCGCATGAATCTGGAAGGGATTGAAGGCCATAAGGGCGGAAACATGGACGTTCATTTTCAAAATGAAAATCTCGTTGCGGAGAAGGACGGCCGCGTTGTAGCGATGACCCCGGACTTGATTTGTCTGGTCGATTTCGAAACCTTGTCGCCTATAACTACAGAAAGCCTGAAATACGGGAAACGCGTAAGAGTCATCGGACTCCCTGCCCATGAGAAGTGGAGAACGGCGAAAGGCATAGAGACAGCGGGTCCCAAGTATTTTGGATATGACTATGAATATGTTCCTCTTGAAAAATTGGTAAACAAGGCGGTGACAGACCATGTATAG
- a CDS encoding cytosine permease, whose protein sequence is MKTDKANQSWFTLAFVWAGAMISIPGLLVGNTLIAGMSMAQTLVVTVVGYAIIVVLMILQGMQSTDLGKSTVQVASQVFGKQGSRTILSILLTIACLGWFGIQANVCGAAVANLMAEFDIKMSVPVASLISGLVMVVSAMYGIKVLRVLSYIAVPLLVVLCVYGLIHALTGDNVQLISNYRPESKMNFTDGLAVTIGSFALGAVIAGDYSQFSRKRSDVWKAALFGIIPAGVLMIGVGAVLTLAYQTNDVTAVFLSIATPLIGGIALVLATWKTNMVNAISGGFALINVFNVSKQKEKWAVGAAGLIGTVLAVIGILGYFTPVMSILSAMVPPVAGVMIASYWMINKGDKNSWRETEGVNKLGIYSWLIGSVIAAIPVVLSLFPSLPQVSNQPLIGIVISFVLYVVGYRITASKTVVLEEQQ, encoded by the coding sequence ATGAAAACAGATAAAGCCAATCAATCCTGGTTTACGTTAGCCTTTGTATGGGCCGGAGCCATGATCAGCATACCTGGTCTTCTCGTCGGAAATACCCTGATCGCAGGGATGAGCATGGCCCAGACCTTAGTTGTCACAGTAGTGGGGTATGCCATTATCGTAGTCCTTATGATTCTCCAGGGCATGCAGAGCACAGACTTGGGCAAATCGACCGTTCAGGTCGCAAGCCAGGTGTTTGGTAAACAAGGCTCACGTACCATTCTTTCGATTCTTCTGACGATTGCCTGTCTGGGCTGGTTTGGGATTCAGGCGAATGTGTGCGGAGCGGCGGTGGCTAACTTGATGGCGGAGTTTGATATTAAAATGTCCGTACCTGTTGCTTCGCTGATCAGCGGTCTGGTGATGGTTGTTTCGGCCATGTATGGGATCAAAGTGCTTCGAGTACTAAGCTATATCGCTGTACCTTTACTGGTTGTCCTTTGTGTTTATGGCCTCATTCATGCCCTGACCGGTGACAATGTGCAGCTGATTTCGAATTATAGACCCGAATCGAAGATGAACTTTACGGACGGGCTGGCTGTCACGATCGGCTCCTTTGCCCTCGGTGCAGTCATTGCGGGAGATTACTCCCAGTTCTCCAGAAAACGTTCCGATGTGTGGAAAGCGGCCCTCTTCGGCATTATTCCCGCAGGGGTCCTGATGATCGGCGTCGGTGCCGTACTTACGCTTGCTTATCAGACCAATGACGTAACAGCCGTGTTCTTGAGTATTGCCACTCCGCTGATCGGCGGGATCGCTTTGGTTCTGGCCACTTGGAAAACCAATATGGTCAACGCCATTTCCGGCGGATTTGCTTTAATCAACGTCTTTAACGTTTCCAAGCAGAAAGAGAAATGGGCGGTCGGGGCTGCCGGACTTATCGGAACAGTGCTCGCCGTAATCGGTATTCTGGGTTATTTTACACCGGTGATGTCGATCCTGTCGGCTATGGTTCCCCCAGTAGCAGGTGTAATGATCGCCTCTTATTGGATGATCAACAAGGGAGACAAGAACAGCTGGAGAGAGACGGAAGGGGTTAACAAGCTGGGCATCTACTCCTGGCTTATCGGTTCGGTGATCGCGGCCATTCCGGTTGTACTCTCGCTGTTCCCGAGCCTGCCGCAGGTGTCCAATCAGCCCCTGATCGGGATTGTCATTTCCTTTGTCCTTTATGTCGTAGGTTACCGGATTACAGCTTCAAAAACAGTAGTATTGGAGGAACAGCAATGA
- a CDS encoding hydantoinase/oxoprolinase N-terminal domain-containing protein translates to MYRIGIDVGGTNTDAIILDERHQLIHAVKSPTSLDIKTGIESSLRQLLQEAKIDKAQITHAMLGTTQCTNAIVERKKLAKVGVIRLGYPATASVPPYTAWPKDMVDILSGSYSLVQGGYEYDGQLLGEVDEEEIKALLDKWRNHVESIAVIGVFSSIKNDQELLVRDLIQEEYGEAFPVSCSSLIGSVGLIERENATILNAALCKVIAATTSGFIHALEEEGIKSAQVYLCQNDGTLMSIDYAKQFPILTIACGPTNSIRGASYLAQIKDTMVLDVGGTTSDIGVLQDGFPRESSVAVEVGDIRTNFRMPDIISVGLGGGSIVRVSDSGAITVGPDSVGYRIGEEALVFGGNTLTTTDIAVRLGLAEVGDKSLVSHLEEDFALAVQAQIAAIIEQAIDKMKTSSEDIQLVLVGGGSIIIPDQIRGVARMIKTENGNVANAIGASIAQISGQYEQIYIYSREPRESSLKDAEEKAVKQAVLAGAVSETIELVEVEETPLAYHPENATRLRVKVVGKMK, encoded by the coding sequence ATGTATAGAATCGGAATTGATGTGGGCGGAACCAATACGGATGCCATTATTCTGGATGAGCGCCATCAGCTGATCCATGCCGTGAAATCGCCGACAAGTTTGGATATCAAGACGGGGATTGAATCCTCTCTCCGGCAGTTGCTGCAGGAAGCCAAGATTGATAAAGCACAGATTACTCACGCGATGCTGGGCACAACCCAATGCACTAATGCGATTGTAGAACGCAAGAAGCTGGCGAAGGTCGGCGTTATCCGTTTAGGATACCCGGCTACAGCATCCGTACCGCCATATACGGCTTGGCCTAAAGATATGGTGGACATCCTGTCCGGCAGCTACTCGCTGGTTCAGGGCGGTTATGAATACGATGGCCAGCTGCTTGGTGAGGTGGATGAAGAGGAGATTAAGGCACTGCTGGACAAGTGGCGGAACCATGTGGAGTCCATTGCCGTAATCGGGGTATTTTCCTCCATCAAAAATGACCAGGAGCTTTTGGTTCGTGACCTCATTCAAGAAGAATACGGGGAAGCCTTCCCGGTTTCCTGCTCCTCTTTAATCGGCTCCGTCGGTCTTATTGAACGGGAGAACGCAACGATTTTAAATGCGGCATTGTGCAAGGTGATTGCTGCAACTACGTCGGGATTTATTCATGCCCTTGAGGAAGAAGGAATCAAAAGTGCGCAGGTCTACCTGTGCCAAAACGACGGAACCCTGATGTCCATTGATTATGCCAAGCAGTTCCCGATTTTGACGATTGCCTGCGGACCGACCAACAGCATCCGAGGCGCTTCTTATCTGGCACAGATCAAAGATACGATGGTGCTCGACGTAGGCGGCACGACCTCGGATATCGGCGTTCTGCAGGACGGTTTCCCCCGGGAATCCTCAGTAGCCGTTGAGGTCGGCGATATCCGCACCAATTTCCGGATGCCGGATATCATCTCCGTTGGCCTGGGCGGCGGCAGTATTGTCCGGGTGAGCGACAGCGGTGCCATTACAGTCGGTCCGGACAGTGTCGGCTATAGAATCGGCGAAGAAGCGCTTGTCTTTGGCGGGAATACACTGACAACAACGGATATCGCAGTCCGTCTGGGGCTTGCTGAGGTCGGCGATAAAAGTCTGGTGTCTCACCTGGAAGAGGATTTTGCCTTAGCGGTACAGGCCCAGATAGCGGCTATCATCGAGCAGGCCATCGATAAGATGAAAACCTCTTCCGAAGACATTCAGCTCGTTCTTGTGGGCGGAGGAAGTATCATTATTCCTGATCAGATTCGCGGGGTCGCCCGTATGATCAAAACGGAAAACGGAAATGTCGCCAATGCCATCGGCGCCTCCATTGCCCAAATCAGCGGCCAATACGAACAGATTTATATTTACTCCAGAGAGCCGCGCGAATCTTCCCTGAAGGATGCCGAGGAAAAAGCGGTTAAACAAGCCGTTTTAGCCGGTGCGGTTTCCGAAACCATTGAATTGGTAGAAGTGGAAGAGACGCCGCTGGCTTATCATCCGGAGAATGCCACCCGATTAAGAGTCAAAGTTGTAGGAAAAATGAAATAG